From the genome of Capsicum annuum cultivar UCD-10X-F1 chromosome 4, UCD10Xv1.1, whole genome shotgun sequence:
cattatgactacatataatatatcaaataaaaaaattgtctctGAAATATTTTGATAAGATTTCTCATGAAACCTTGATGGGTTGAGCTAATAAATGGGCGGATCAATAATCAGCCCAAACTTAGATGGGCTGCATCTAATTTTGTCACCTCTGCATATGGAGTTATGGTCTACCTACTGTAATAACCACTGATGAACCAAAGAACAGTATCTTTATCCAATATTTTGTTAACTTTTCTTTGTTTGGTATTTTAGATCTAATTTGCTTGGGCACTTCAATTTTGGTGCCTCACCCGTGTTGACACGACGTGTGTGAGTTTGGGTGTGGGATTTGTACCTTATCTGACAACCAATTctgggtactttgaccaaaatcgacGAAGAAATTTCGGGAAGATTCAATGATTTGTTGAATCAAAACAAAAGGTAACGTGATATTAAAGAAAATGGAATACATTGTATATAGAAATTTTTACATCACTCCGTTCCTTTGATCTCCTTCCTGGAAAGTCCTCTTGATCAATATTGTCTCCACAAGTTTCCCACATAATATCTCATAGTTTTggttttataactctatttttagatatttgaattgattttagCTGAATCTCTACACCCGTATCCATACCTGGATTTGTATCCCTGaatcttaaaatcaaattcatgaaggatccAACCTCTAGATCCGCACTTGTATCGGACGtccgagtccgagcaacttagttttacataattttgatgAAGCCAAATATATtttctagtttatgaaagatggAAAAGTATTTTCTGTACTTTTTTGGTAAGGTAAATCAAAAATTATCTTCTTTGTTAATATGTGTAAAAGCACTTGGTTGGATAGGGAGGTTTCTACCCTCCTTTTAAGTGTCTTTTATTCATATCCTGGTACTGTGCAAGAGACGGGAGCAAGTAGTTTCCTTTTTGAACAGGTTATTAATTTCAAATCTACTGAGAGATTCTAAGTATCAATTGTTCTATGATGCATCTGACGAGAATATCATTAGACTATGTTTGGTTCCCAGAATAGGAAGGGAGGAATAAGAGACAGAGAAGCTAACTAACTTCCTTTCTTCTCTGGTGAGTActgcttattttattttgagctGTGTATGGTTGCAATTTGGAAGGGAAGTAAAAGATAATATCCTTTCTCATTTCATTTCAGTTCTAGACAGATTGGAAAAGCTGATGTGTAGGGAAATCCAACCCCTCTATCTTTTGGTTGTATCTCAGCAAGCAAGAGATATAACCTGACACTCCAATTTTTCTTCCGCCCCAATCTCcgcctttcttcttcttttttttttttttctttttttttaacaaacatattgttCATGATCGCTGCAAATATTTAAATTAGGAGCATGAGAGGTGGTGATCCATTTAGAATTTTCATAATATGAGGCTAAATTTCTAAACTAAAAAGAGAGAATTTAAATTTCTTTGTAATGCAGGTGGGTGGGTCTTTACGGTTCTCAATTCTCACCTTACCCTATCTTGCAGCATGTACTGGAACTTATACTCGCCCACCTTGCCTCTTCTCATGTAATTTATACAAAAGCCATTCTTAGGAAGGTAGGGTTATAATGTTATATGTcctgaaacaacctctctacttcatttgaggtagtggtatgaactgtgtacactttatcctccccagaccccactttgtgggaatacactgggtatgttgttgttgttgtaggaagGTAGGCTTATGTATGTGCATGCATAGACAGTTAGAATATTATTGCAGAATATTATTGCAGATACTCTTTTTTTAAAACAGGTGTTCTCTCTTATCATGACAGTATAGGGGCAGACGCATACACCCTGGAGTTTCGAACCACTGCACCAATCAGACCAGAATTCCATAGGGGACTTCTTCACTATAGAAAAGGCTCTCTCTAATAACTATTCTTGAAAGCTTCCTCTCTCTAAATTATTTGTTAATGGGCAGTGGAAATCTAAGTTTCGTTACTTAAGGAGTTTGGTTTTTGCACTTTCCATTGTTAACTTGCTCACAGTTGGGGATCATTGTGTATCTACATGTTGACTTTCCTTTATGTTGCAGTGTAGTTGTCTTGgttattcatattttcataacTGACTCTACTTCTCTTTTGGTGAATCTTTGTTGCGATGCAGAAATTGGATTTTGAGCCTTTGGAATAAAGACATCAGTCGCGTCTTGCCTCTTTCAGAATGTGGAGTGTCTGAAAGCCCTGTAGTGGATGAGTCACCTCGGGCTTCTTTAATTAGGCAAATCTATTCATTTCTTGATCAATATGTAAGTTTTTCGCAATCCTCCAATTTCACATTAGAACTTTCTTATTCAAGCTTTAAAAAGGAGATCTGGTCCtttttaatactccctccgtcccattttatttgtcgccatttgaccgggcacggagtttaagaaaaaagggaagacttggtaaagtttaccaaattatcttttatcaaaaaatgtgccaatatcttttttttaattaagtgggaccaataaggataaaagggtaattgtgtctttaaaaagtTGCCTAATAAGGAAAGGCGACACTTATTCGGGgacgaactaaaaaggaaatgatgacacataatttgggacggagggagtatgatCTTCTATGTTAAGCCACTCAAGTTCATGAACTTTTCTTTGGTTTCTAGTTTTGAACTCCTCATTTAAAGAACTTGTCGTTGTTGCTTATCATTGTTTTTCACAGTTTACCCACTTTTAAACAGGGCTACATAAATTTTGGAGCTGCTTCAGAGAAGAATAAAGCTGAAAATGGTTCcaaacacaacttgaaaattttgaaggatgaaaaaattgtagaaaaatcTGGAGCTCCTGTTGCTGATACAGATGATGgagtttcttttattcttgggaGGTCAAAGAGTTCTGAGATTATCATGCCGGAGAAGAATGATGTCTTATCTGATGAAGGGAAAAAGGCAGAAAAATGTGGAACTGATTGTCAGATCATTGATAGGCGGGCCTTAGAGTTATCTACTCTAGCAGAGCCCCGAGAATGTCCTGTTGATGATTGCCGTGTAAATGGTTATCTTGATATCCAGTCACCGCGTCAACCATTTGATTTAGGTTTAGTTGCTCAAGTGCCTTCAAGTGAAGTGAAGGATAGTGAATTACAGAAAATTGTAGATCCAGATCTTTTGCCTCCCAACAATACTGAGATTGACAGTAGAACAGCCAATAAATATCTCGTGATTTCAGAAGATTCCTGTGGGTTCCCACCTGATTTATTAGGGAGTCAAAGGCTGAACACATGCTGTGAttcaaaagggaaaaaagaaataattgttgTTGGTGCTGGTCCTGCTGGACTAACTGCGGCTCGGCACCTGAAGCGCCAAGGTTTCCATGTTACCGTCCTTGAAGCCAGAAGTAGAATAGGTGGTCGTGTTTTTACAGATCGCTCATCTCTCTCTGTTCCAGTGGATCTTGGTGCAAGCATTATTACTGGTATTGAGGCAGATGTGGCGACTGAAAGAAGACCAGATCCTTCTTCATTGATTTGTGCACAGTTGGGTCTTGAATTGACTGTATTGAACAGTGATTGTCCCCTGTATGATGTAGCTACTGGCCAGAAAGTACCAGCAGATCTGGATGAAGCATTGGAAGCAGAATTCAATAGCTTATTGGATGACATGGTACTGTTGGTTGCTCAAAAAGGGGAGCATGCGATGAGGATGTCCCTGGAGGATGGTTTAGAATATGCCCTTAAGAAACGCCGCAAGTCCCGTTTTGTGAGAAATCATATAGGTAATGAACCACAAAAATTATCAGTGACAGCAATGGAATCCATGACACTTTCTGATGGTGGAGTTCCTCATCATCATAATTCTAAGGTAGAGATCTTGAGCCCCCCTGAGAGGAGGGTAATGGATTGGCATTTCGCCAACCTGGAGTATGGTTGTGCTGCATTGCTTAAAGAAGTCTCTCTTCCATATTGGAATCAGGATGATGCATATGGAGGTTTTGGTGGAGCTCATTGTATGATTAAAGGTGGCTACAGCTCCGTTGTTGAATCACTGGGTGAGGAACTTTGCATTCACTTGAACCACATTGTTACTGATATTTCATATTGCAAAGAAGACGTTCCAACAAAAAATGACTTGTTTAACAAGGTAAAAGTTTCGACATCAAATGGACGAGAGTTTTCTGGAGATGCAGTCCTTATTACAGTTCCATTAGGGTGTCTCAAGGCGGAAGCCATTAAATTTTCACCACCTTTACCCCACTGGAAAGATTTATCTATCCAACGGCTTGGTTTTGGTGTTCTTAATAAAGTCGTCTTGGAGTTTCCTGAAGTATTTTGGGATGATTCTATTGACTACTTTGGTGCGACTGCAGAAGAAACAGACGAGAGGGGCAGATGCTTTATGTTCTGGAATGTCAAGAAAACTGTTGGGGCACCTGTTCTTATAGCGTTAGTTGTTGGAAAAGCTGCTATAGATGGCCAGGAAATGAGCTCCTCCGACCATGTAAAGCATTCATTGCTGGTCCTGCGCAAGCTTTATGGTGAGAACAAGGTACCTGATCTAGTTGCTTCGGTGGTCACCAACTGGGGAAAAGATCCTTATAGCTACGGGGCTTACTCTTATGTGGCTGTTGGGTCATCAGGAGAAGATTATGACATATTGGGCAGGCCTGTGGAGAACTGTTTATTTTTTGCGGGTGAGGCTACCTGCAAGGAGCATCCTGACACGGTTGGTGGTGCAATGATGAGTGGGTTACGGGAAGCTGTCCGCATAATTGATATATTGACTACAGGCACTGATTACACTGCTGAAGCAGAGGCAATGGAGGATGCAAAGAGGCATTCAGATGTTGAAAGGAGTGAAATAAGGGACATTATGAAGAGACTTGAAGCAGTAGAGCTCTCAAGTGTTTTGTGTAAGAACTCTTTGGATGGGGTGAAGATCGTGACCCGGGAGAATCTGCTAAAGGACATGTTCTGTAATGCCAATACAACAGCAGGAAGATTGCATCTCGCAAAAGAATTGTTGAAACTTCCGGTAGAAGTTTTGAGATCCTTTGCTGGAACTAAAGAAGGGCTTAGCACACTTAATTTGTGGATGCTGGTATGATTCCGCACATATTTTCGTTTCATGCCATATCTGTCTAACTTAAATTGCTTGTTGTCCGACTCATGTTTGTTGGTCACAGGACTCCATGGGCAAGGATGGGACCCAACTCTTGCGTCATTGCGTTCGTGTACTAGTACTTGTTTCAACCGATTTGGTTGCAGTCCGACTGTCAGGTACATTCTCCTTTGAGAAAAGGAACTAAAACCCCACTCCCCTTCTGCTTTCCTTTGGATCTTCTATTGTGAgcctttttttgactttttttttttttggttggttgGGTGGAAGAGGTGGCCTGCTGCCATTCTTGGAACTATTCAGCTTTATTCCCTTGCTGTTGCTATAAGCTGATTTCTACTTTTGCCATTCTTGGAACTGTTCAGTTTTATTCCCTTGTTGCTATAAGCTGATTTCTACCTTCTGCCATTCTTGGAACTGTTCAGTTTTATTCCCACGTTGTTCCTTTCAATTATTACTTGCACATCCCCATTAGGGTTATGAATATTCTCCGTTACCATTTCATGTGTTTCAGATTCTATGCTTTAAACTCAAAATATTTGCTTTCTATATCCATTACTGGCTAATGATCCTTAAATTGTTATATCATTAGTGCATTTGCTTCTTCCTTGCATTTCTTTATTGATTCTGTTCTTGTCATATTTTATTCAGGCATCGGGAAAACTGTTAAAGAAAAAGTCTGTGTGCATACCAGCCGTGACATACGTGCTGTAGCAAGTCAGCTTGTCAATGTGTGGATAGAACTTTTTCGAAAGGAGAAGGCTGCCAATGGTGGTCTGAAATTACTAAGACAATCCACTGCCACTGATACTTCAAAGAGCAAACACATGGCAGCACCTGGAAAACCACCGATTCGCAATCCTCCTTCGGCAGTAGACAGTAAACGGGGTTCTAAAGTTTCTTCATCGTCTGGAAATCAGAGGCTGAATGTCAAGCCAGCTACTCTAGAAACTATTCCAGATGTTGAACCATCAACCTCCCAAGCTTCAGTAGGAAGGCAAAATTTTCCCATGTCTGAGGAAGAGAAGGTCGCGTTTGCCGCTGCAGAAGCAGCTCGTGTTGCTGCTCTAGCAGCTGCTGAGGTTAGTTTCTTATAATGTGTTGTCCCCTAGATTTATTAAATGTATTCATTTTTGTTCATTATGGGCATGTGGTAGATTTTTAGTGTTTTTTTTGGTTATTCCTCGAGTATGTAAGTAAAATAAGTGTAAACACACAAAGCTGGATTCTCTGTTATGTTGCTTTTGGCTAAAAGAAGTACGATAGATAAAAGCATTTGTAATATAGAGCAGTCCAAAAGCAATATAACAGTGTATCATCCCCTAGATTTATTAATCGTGTTGATTCATAGTCCAATATGGGAAGGGAATATGCtacatttttttaccttttttatttattcctttgAGTAAGTTATTAGAAAGGGTGAAAACACAAAGTTGGATTCTCTATTATATTGCTTTTGGGCTGCTGTATATTGCAAATGTTTTATCgtcttatgttctattttctcaaataaatcttGGTTGACTCTTAAGAAGTTGTACATTGATTACCCTTCATTGCAGGCTTATGCTTCATCTGGTGCCAAGTGTAACATGCCACTGCAGCTTCCTAAGATACCCTCATTTCACAAATTTGCTAGACGGGAACAATATGCAAATATGGATGAGTCTGACATCCGAAGGAATTGGCCTGGTGGTGTGGTAGGAAGGCAAGATTGCTTATCTGAAATTGATTCTCGCAACTGCCGAGTGAGGGATTGGTCTGTTGATTTTTCTGCTGCTGGTGTGAACCTTGACAGTTCAAGAATGTCCGCTGATAATCGCTCACAGCGTAGCCTCTCAAATGACAATGCTTGTCAGTTTAACTTTAAGGAGCACTCTGGAGAAAGTGCACCTGTAGATAGTAGTATATTCACCAAAGCGTGGGTTGATAGCTCAAGTAGTGTAGGGATAAAGGATTACAATGCCATTGAAATGTGGCAATGTCAGGCAGCTGCTGCTAATTCAGATTTCTATGATCCAGTTATGCATGTCACTGATGAAGAGGATTCAAACATGTGTTCCCAAATGCTTATGAGAAAGCATGATGCATTAGTGTGTGAGAGCTCTGCCTCACAAATTACTGTAAATAAAGAGATGTTAGATAATCAACCGAGAGGAGCAGAAAGAATTAAGCAGGCTGTTGTAGATTATGTTGCATCTTTGCTGATGCCACTTTATAAAGCAAGGAAACTGGACAAGGAGGGGTATAAATCCATAATGAAGAAAACTGCTACAAAGGTCTGATTTTTACCCAATCTCGCCTTAACTTATCTAGCCTGTTGGGTTCTTTAAAAATTTTCCCCATAATTAAGGTTCTTTAATCTTTTTATATCTGTCCTTTGTGAACTGATCTTGTTCCAAACTTCAGGTGATGGAACATGCTACGGATGCTGAAAAGTCAATGCTTGTGTACGAATTTCTCGATTTCAAACGTAAAAACAAGGTACAAACTACGCTCAGTTGATGTGACCTTTTTTGCATTGTTTAATAGGTTCTAACTGCTTATTGTTGTGCTGCTCTTAAAGTttcttaaaactaaaaattttgtCTGCAATATATGCATTTAAGAAGCACGCCAAGCTAAAAAAAGTTGTGGGTTTCATGAAATGCAAATAAGCATAACCAAATGCATAGATAGGAGTAAAGAGTGTGGAAGACTGACCCTTCTCTTAGTGTATAAAATtcaactatttcaaaatttagtatggccaaagcacgattgagatggttcggacacgtgaagaggaggggcatggatgccccggtccgtaggtgtgagaggctagcgttggatggttttaggcggggtaggggtaggccgaagaagtactggggtgaggtggttaggcgggacatggaacagttacagctcaccgaggacatgaccctagataggaatgtctggaggacgcgaattacggcagaggattagggccagttcgggtcgctagtgtagggaattacttggtgggggttttattcttgtcatgattccgtgttccgtgttccatgttgtattacgaatctgtgtgctttcccctgctttcctctgctttatattacttatgggtgccgtatttatgttatgtaatctgcttctgtgctgcactatgtgtttgtgtggtatctcgtgccttgagccgggggtctatcggaaacagcctttctacttcatcagaggtagaggtatggactgcgtacatcttacccccccagaccccactaggtgggaatacactgggtttgttgttgttgttgttgtagtatggCCAAAGACCTCTCCTGTCAGTTCCTTTAAATTCATAAGCAGTTCATCGATGCTAAGAGTTAAAGAGTATGGAACACCTGCCCCTTTTTGCTTTCTCAGAAAaggattttcctttttttttttggtatagaGAGGGTTTAGAAGTTAAACTATTGATTGGAACTTTAGGTGAGATCTATCCTTGACAATATAGGTTCCTGTCATATAGAGGAGCTACTCTTGGTCTAGTGCTTGGAAATTTGACAAGCATTTTAAACCCACAAAAGGAAAGAAGACATCTGCTGTTTGAACATTTTTTTATCTCCCCCCTAAAAATTCTTATGCAATTGACACATTATTTTTGCTTGATCTTTAATATCTTATTTAGACATTCGTTTTCCCAAAGaaaattactccctccatttcaatctATGCGATACAGTTTTACTCGGCaaggagtttaagaaaaaaagaaacttttGGAACTTGTGATCTTTATTACATCTGTATGACTATTAGATTTTGAATCTTCTAGTCTTAAACATGCTACTATAACATGTGTGCGGCTATAAAGCTTCTCATTACGGAAATGTGTCATTTTTTTTGAAAGAGCTAATTAGAAAACAGTGTGGTAGATACACTGGAGCAGTGGGATTATCTTATTTGAGGATCACACTTACATTAGGTATGGGTGTTTACCTGCTTTTGTCCATAGGGATGAGTGAGATATATAGAGAACCTTTGATTTTAGGTTTAGTCTCTAATTTTCCTTACAACGAAAATTGTCTACTATTGGAATCATGAGATTAAGTGGGATTGAGGCATAATTGATTGATTAAATATGAAATTGTTGAATAAAGGATAAACGTTCCTACCATTAGCTGTTTTCAGATAAAGTGCCTTTACATATATCTTATAGCAGAAAgtggagattttttgttttggggGTAAATTAGGCAGAGGAAGAGAATGGAAAACAGCATGATTATAgggacgacccggttcatacctactccgtaggtgtcggggagggggggaccactccgggcctgacctacgcgccctcaccaagctggaggggcgtttcgaacccccgaccctgccacaccacggtaagcaagcttaccgctgagCCAAGGCCATCCCTCCAAAACAGcatgattataaaaaaaagaaaaaagaaagaatagggAAATGGAATGGGAATGGGTGAGTGGAGGAGTTACTGAAAGGGAACTGTTTTCTCTTGTTTGGTTTTAGAGTAAGAGAGGAGGAGAAGCGTATGTTTCAAATTCTAGACTGTGGACAGGAAAGCATGTAACAGTTATGGTGATTTGTAATTTCCTCCCTTTTTAATGACTACCGAGCAATGGATGGCAAGATCTTAAAACGTTTATAGTGAGTTAAGTTTCCAGAGATAGTGtttgtttctttcttcagttAAACTGGGTCGTAGGGCAACTTGCAAACCCTTTTAACTTTTCAATATCTTGATAAACCTTGCAAAAATATGACTAGTCCCTACAgtagaaaaaggaaataaaacatGCAACATAATCATAGGAACTAATATTTACTCGTCTTGCCTTCATGTATGGTCTTCTAGTGACATCCTATAAAAATGGGACAATACGGAGAAGATCAAGCATCGCCTCTTCACAAGGGTGACAAATGCAAAACTTCTTGTCTTCATGCATTTGTACTCAGCTGCAAACATTGCTGAATGTTGAGAGTGAAAATATTCTACTCCATCTCTTCAAGCTTTGTGCAAGTGAAAAGATTTAGTGTTGGCAGAAAAACGTGATCCTTAATCTTGTGTTTTTTCACTCTTTCCTTTTCTTGGAGTTCTCAATAGTATGTAATCGTCAAAATGGTTGCTTTTATTCCAATTCTGCCCTTCACCACAGTAAACATTTTTATGGCACATGAAAACCTTTTACGTCTTCCGTCGTGCAGACCTTTGGATAGGTTGGattattatgataaaaataaataaaagtaaaaattatgtGAATCTCTTTGGAGatatattatgataaaaataaataagagtaAAAATTATGTGAATGTCTTTGGAGATATATTGCAAATAAAAATACTTCTTTTATAACATTTGCTCAATATGAGTggtattttttcacttttcattGGTTCTCTGCCTTTGATTTGTTGTATTGGTAAATCTGCAGATTAGAGATTTCGTGGACAAGTTGATTGAAAGGCATTTGCAGATGAAGCCGGGTGCAAAATCATAATGGACAAAGGATGAGTAGTCACACCCTTATTGATGCTTTGCAACAGGGTGGTTAGTCTGATCAATTTTTTCATGACTGGGTACAACAATCATTGGCGAGTGAGAAATGCAGGcttcattaaaaaattatgcCTGCTAAGGTAGTTGTCTACAGAGCTGCAGTCAAGAAAGACGACTCTTTTGTTGAGCGTATCATGGACTGTTTATTGTCAGAGACACTGATTAATTGCCCTGCAAATTTGAGACTTCTGACATTTCTGTTGCAGTGTGCGTGCAAGAAAAACATTCTCAAGGTGGCAAAGTAGGGTGAAAAGATTAACGTGTCTGCCCTGTGAATGTTATACTTCTACTCCTGCTGACAGACATGAATTCCTTCAGAGATGACAAGATTAGGTTTAGAATTGGTAGTCagatttgaatttgtattatATAGGGAAAAAGTAGCCCTTTTTTCCTTCTGTTCATGGTTTCCCTTTGATGAACAATCACTTCTGACTTTTCTTTAGTTTTGGTATGTGTACAGCTCAGGATTTCTATCATTGCAACAAATATACAGAACATTTTGAGGGCGTCATATGCTTCCttcattttgaaatatttatttctcagAATAAGTAAAAGCAAAATTTTCTATCTTCTCTCTCTTGAAGATTTTTTAGTACTGAAGATGAAATCTCTCAGATATGCTATATCAAATTTCTCTCTGATCTGTGGACTGCTCCACACAATCAAAGAGAACATTGATGAGATATGTTCTTTTGGCGATCGTGTCCAAGTGACTTGATCTTTGATCATGAAGTTTCCTAATCCCTTTGCATCATCCAGTGAAGAAGGCATAAAGAAGAGGGAGCAAAGGGATTACATAAGTGAGTTTTCTATATCCCCTTCTCCATTTCCTCATCTTGCCCCCTTGTGGGAAGAATGATCTGTATTCTCTCCGATGGTGAATGCCAAGTTTCGGGGTAGTACATGTTATTATTATGGTGAAAATGAGGTGATTGTTGCCCCTTGTACTCATTCTTTCAATGGAAATGTTATGTTAATCAAATGCATTTCATTTTGCATTAGAAGTTTGC
Proteins encoded in this window:
- the LOC107866910 gene encoding lysine-specific histone demethylase 1 homolog 3 — encoded protein: MGLVDMGEEKVSKKCVEMKFDSGDDEPIGSLLKLKSKKKSKKVKVDLGSSKEVVDKAVVKDEDLGGMDDTLASFRKKLKVPKKGNGSVSSIGKSLSSKSCKLTVKSPDGSAKVAGKIDVECLSERIMDKGFEKGNKRKSKRAKVALELKKSQISGDVCLQYDKESGKSSPNSMDGILEDSLSAFLKKGRSGLTKKSNSSLQLKRGKGSEILHSSPSISASMCQNLVEEIPESNENVHVALDRGSVDMKSKSGDLLSVKQEFVQYIPSQSDSRPELSSSAFNNDELLKSCIDIDDASAIEGSQSNVRACHNKVTGVLDGGVKCHIKLGEEETATTNNIVGGNCEDIHDEGVLKNRSIYHGQFSSKDGFTDHPIVTGHDISSADTVTHVNIEKFEHPVLETKFNADIDVNSNAILSCRETHVHDQICSSNRADDSGSCRSIQLLNKHDDTAQVRLRPDFVAAEKCSLDVDDEKRISGDSVYEQACAPVYLPKEDRQLFEGGLSSVSVGKNQQVNASQMKHEDQIMENGDDSYGSSKQMTIDNSATLLRKCSSVFHQSQLADDNCEGAHHQSRDFVSGDDEADATSSPSITPKCDESVAEEFESKLSSEGKEQILFSGQRAPRKTKKRRHGDMAYEGDVDWEILVHGQDFLLSHQDGDGLHSFKTREKLESSLIVMDTENGGVAAVSVGLKAREVGPVERIKFKEVLKRRAGLLEYLECRNWILSLWNKDISRVLPLSECGVSESPVVDESPRASLIRQIYSFLDQYGYINFGAASEKNKAENGSKHNLKILKDEKIVEKSGAPVADTDDGVSFILGRSKSSEIIMPEKNDVLSDEGKKAEKCGTDCQIIDRRALELSTLAEPRECPVDDCRVNGYLDIQSPRQPFDLGLVAQVPSSEVKDSELQKIVDPDLLPPNNTEIDSRTANKYLVISEDSCGFPPDLLGSQRLNTCCDSKGKKEIIVVGAGPAGLTAARHLKRQGFHVTVLEARSRIGGRVFTDRSSLSVPVDLGASIITGIEADVATERRPDPSSLICAQLGLELTVLNSDCPLYDVATGQKVPADLDEALEAEFNSLLDDMVLLVAQKGEHAMRMSLEDGLEYALKKRRKSRFVRNHIGNEPQKLSVTAMESMTLSDGGVPHHHNSKVEILSPPERRVMDWHFANLEYGCAALLKEVSLPYWNQDDAYGGFGGAHCMIKGGYSSVVESLGEELCIHLNHIVTDISYCKEDVPTKNDLFNKVKVSTSNGREFSGDAVLITVPLGCLKAEAIKFSPPLPHWKDLSIQRLGFGVLNKVVLEFPEVFWDDSIDYFGATAEETDERGRCFMFWNVKKTVGAPVLIALVVGKAAIDGQEMSSSDHVKHSLLVLRKLYGENKVPDLVASVVTNWGKDPYSYGAYSYVAVGSSGEDYDILGRPVENCLFFAGEATCKEHPDTVGGAMMSGLREAVRIIDILTTGTDYTAEAEAMEDAKRHSDVERSEIRDIMKRLEAVELSSVLCKNSLDGVKIVTRENLLKDMFCNANTTAGRLHLAKELLKLPVEVLRSFAGTKEGLSTLNLWMLDSMGKDGTQLLRHCVRVLVLVSTDLVAVRLSGIGKTVKEKVCVHTSRDIRAVASQLVNVWIELFRKEKAANGGLKLLRQSTATDTSKSKHMAAPGKPPIRNPPSAVDSKRGSKVSSSSGNQRLNVKPATLETIPDVEPSTSQASVGRQNFPMSEEEKVAFAAAEAARVAALAAAEAYASSGAKCNMPLQLPKIPSFHKFARREQYANMDESDIRRNWPGGVVGRQDCLSEIDSRNCRVRDWSVDFSAAGVNLDSSRMSADNRSQRSLSNDNACQFNFKEHSGESAPVDSSIFTKAWVDSSSSVGIKDYNAIEMWQCQAAAANSDFYDPVMHVTDEEDSNMCSQMLMRKHDALVCESSASQITVNKEMLDNQPRGAERIKQAVVDYVASLLMPLYKARKLDKEGYKSIMKKTATKVMEHATDAEKSMLVYEFLDFKRKNKIRDFVDKLIERHLQMKPGAKS